A single region of the Lotus japonicus ecotype B-129 chromosome 4, LjGifu_v1.2 genome encodes:
- the LOC130712004 gene encoding T-complex protein 1 subunit alpha — protein sequence MAVNTQTPDISGERQSGQDVRTQNVVACQAVANIVKTSLGPVGLDKMLVDDIGDVTITNDGATILRMLEVEHPAAKVLVELAELQDREVGDGTTSVVIVAAELLKRANDLVRNKIHPTSIISGYRLAMREACKYIDEKLAVKVDKLGKDSLVNCAKTSMSSKLIAGDSDFFANMVVDAVQAVKMTNARGEVKYPIKGINILKAHGKSARDSFLMNGYALNTGRAAQGMPLRVAPAKIACLDFNLQRTKMQLGVQVLVTDPRELEKIRQREADVTKERIEKLLKAGANVVLTTKGIDDMALKYFVEAGAIAVRRVRKEDMRHVAKATGATLVSTFADMEGEETFEPSFLGTAEEVVEERISDDAVIMIKGTKTSGAVSLVLRGANDYMLDEMDRALHDALSIVKRTLESNTVVAGGGAVESALSVYLEYLATTLGSREQLAIAEFAESLLIIPKVLSVNAAKDATELVAKLRAYHHSAQTKADKKHLSSMGLDLSEGKIRNNLEAGVIEPAMSKVKIIQFATEAAITILRIDDMIKLVKDDGQEED from the exons ATGGCGGTGAACACGCAAACCCCTGACATCTCCGGCGAGCGACAATCCGGCCAGGACGTTCGCACCCAAAACG TGGTGGCGTGCCAAGCCGTCGCTAACATCGTCAAAACCTCACTAGGCCCCGTTGGCCTTGACAAG ATGCTTGTTGATGATATCGGCGATGTCACCATCACTAACGACGGCGCTACCATACTCAGGATGTTGGAGGTTGAGCATCCCGCCGCTAag gTTTTGGTGGAATTGGCTGAGCTTCAGGACAGGGAGGTTGGAGATGGCACCACTTCAGTTGTTATTGTAGCTGCTGAGCTTCTCAAA AGAGCAAATGACCTTGTGAGGAATAAGATCCATCCAACCTCAATTATCAGTGGATATAGA CTTGCGATGCGAGAAGCTTGTAAATACATTGATGAAAAACTTGCTGTCAAG GTTGATAAACTGGGAAAGGATTCACTTGTAAACTGTGCCAAGACCAGCATGTCCTCAAAGTTGATAGCTGGTGACAGTGACTTCTTTGCCAATATG GTTGTAGATGCAGTGCAGGCTGTAAAGATGACCAATGCTCGGGGTGAAGTTAAATACCCAATTAAG GGAATCAATATATTGAAGGCTCATGGAAAAAGTGCTAGAGACAGCTTTCTGATGAATGGTTATGCTCTAAATACTGGCCGTGCTGCTCAAGGAATGCCTCTTAGGGTTGCCCCTGCAAAAATTGCTTGTCTTGATTTCAATCTTCAGAGGACAAAAATGCAATTGGGTGTTCAAGTATTAGTCACTGACCCCAGGGAGCTTGAGAAAATTCGTCAAAG AGAGGCTGATGTGACTAAGGAACGTATTGAAAAGCTACTGAAAGCTGGAGCCAATGTTGTTTTGACTACTAAAGGGATTGATGACATGGCACTTAAG TACTTTGTTGAGGCTGGGGCAATTGCTGTTAGACGTGTGCGGAAGGAGGACATGCGACATGTTGCCAAAGCAACTGGTGCAACATTG GTTTCAACATTTGCTGATATGGAAGGGGAGGAGACTTTTGAACCATCATTTCTTGGAACTGCAGAAGAGGTTGTTGAAGAGCGTATATCTGACGATGCTGTAATTATGATCAAAGGGACCAAAACTTCGGGTGCA GTTTCATTGGTTCTCAGAGGTGCAAATGACTATATGCTAGATGAGATGGACAGAGCTCTGCATGATGCGTTATCAATTGTTAAGAGAACTCTAGAATCAAATACG GTTGTAGCTGGTGGAGGTGCTGTTGAATCAGCATTGTCAGTTTATTTGGAGTACCTTGCTACAACTTTAGGATCCCGGGAGCAGTTGGCTATAGCAGAGTTTGCTGAGTCTTTGTTAATCATTCCAAAG GTGCTTTCTGTCAATGCTGCTAAGGATGCTACTGAGCTGGTTGCAAAATTACGGGCCTACCACCACTCAGCACAAACTAAAGCTGATAAGAAACATTTATCAAG CATGGGCTTGGATCTTTCAGAAGGAAAAATTAGAAACAACTTGGAGGCTGGAGTCATTGAGCCTGCAATGAGCAAAGTCAAGATTATTCAG